ACCGAAAATGGTTGATAATACTAATAACTTattaggaatatttttatagtccTTTAATTATTCACATGAATGATAGTCGTGAGACAATCTGACGAAACTGGCATAATAAAAGTGGAAGACTATAATACAgtaggtataaaaaataacttaaacaTCTTTCCTGCGGGTTGATCTGATGGGTTTTTTAGATCACAATTTTATTCCACTATTTTCGTTCATTTGAAAGATATGTTTAAaagattaataataactgGATTAATTTTATTGGGATCTAAAAAACCCATCAGATCAACCCGCAAGACCCACAATATTGGTTATTAGAAATAGTAACAAAGTTATTATTAATCTTTTAAACATATCTTTCAAATGAACGAAAATAGTTAAACAGTCTTGCGAAACTGACATAAAAAGTGAACGACTATGTTCAACTAGAAATCTATTCCTTTTCTATatccaaatagaaaaaatctaaaaatctgaaaatctataaaataaaaacactgcCTAACCAGTGGACCATGTGGACGCTACTTCTATTCTTCGTTTTAATCGGACTGCTCACCCCATCTCCCTCGATCGCCAGCTGGAATGATGGGTTTCACGAGCATCTGGCGACATATCTGCGTCCTGGTGAGCCGCACATCCAAGACGGACAGATGCTGCTCAACATGCTGTACATGCACAACCAAGTGCAGGTCTTTTGCCAGCGACCCACACCTCTGACCTGGTGGAATGTCTTCCAAAGCAACCGCCTGCGTTTGCAAATAGCCGCTGGCGGGGATTACAGTCAGTATAAGGGAGCCACAATACGGGAAATCTTTCAGGCACATCGACTGCTCAACGAGTGCTACGAGGGAAAGCCATTGGGATCTTCAGCAGCGGAGCAACGAATTATTCCAATGACTGCCCATGAGCACGTCTGTTATGGGATCTACACCAACGAGCCGTTTGTTCTGACGCTTGAGGAGATCAGTTGCGATTTGGAGAGGATGGCGCAGTTTACCTTTGCCCTCGTCTTGTGGCTGAGCTGTCCGCATCTGGCGGACTCCCTGCTGGGCTTCTACTGCTCGGCGGCAACCGTGGGTGCTCATTTAGCGGGCGTGGCAGTGGTTGGAATTACCCTAGTTTCATCGAACAGCGAACGATCCCTCGAACTAAGAACCCTCAAGGAGAATTTCAAGGAGGTGCTTCAGGAACGTCCTACTGTGATGACCCTGTCTCTGGTGTTTGGTGCCTGGTTGCTCCAGTCCGCCTGCCAGCGGTTCTATTATCTTTGGCGTCGCTCTCTCCTGCGCCGCTTGCACCATCGCTTCTTGAGGATTACCTCCTACTGGCTAATCCTCAGCGCCTCGGATGACAGGACCTTTGGATGGATCTGCATATCCCTACTGATCCCTTGGCCGGAACTTTGGTGGCTGATGCGATGGTTAAGAATTAAATACGCTAGCTATCAGCAGGTTTTGAAAGATTTTCAGGAAACATCGCACCAGGTTTCTCGAATGCTGCAGCCGCGGATTTCGTCTAGATTTTCAGACGGTGGCATTGATTTGGGAATCGCTACTTCGGACAAtgactatattttatttccaagAAATGACAGTTCCAATAGAAGTAATATGAACTTTTACCAGGAGGAGAGGGAACGACGCTACGAAGAGAGTGGCGATAGCACCGTATCAAACTTTCTCAATCGACCTTCCACCTGGAACTGCCTGAACAGGCGACTCCAGTTAACTCCTAACCAAACAGAGGTGATTCGCACCCGGTCCTCAGGCAGCCAAGAACCTTATTCCTCCCCCAAAGTTTCCGTGACTACCTTATACAAAAATCTCAGCTTCTCAAACTCCGAGCGCAGCCTCCGCGATCAATAGATTAAGTAGAGCCTGCACATCTACACAAACTGTTGAAGAAGTCCAGTTCAGTACAGAAATAAGGTATCTACGGTGCAATCGAATCGAAGAGTACGAGAGGCAAACCAGAGTTTTCCATTTGCCAGGATAAGTTGGGTGGTCGATGGGTGGCAACGTTTGAGTGTGGCAGACAAAGTGTTTCACAAGGAAATGTGAGGCGAAGGCTTCTAACCAgcttcaaaacaagaaagctCGTGAACGAGAATCATAAATTGACAACACGGTGAAaacaaaagttataaaatagtttcttttaatttataaaaatttattcacGTTTGCTTGTTACCAAATCATTCtttaagttattaataaatttgtctattccgtttttggtttgtttatttaaatttttttatattttcaattctTGACCATGTGGCTTCATCGAAAAACAACTATCTAAGTATTTGCTATTTATATAGggttaattatattttcagaatCTTCAATGTATTTAACTTTAGTCAgctcttaatatttttactttaagTAAAATGGTAGCAACCTAATTTCGAATGGC
The genomic region above belongs to Drosophila takahashii strain IR98-3 E-12201 chromosome 2L, DtakHiC1v2, whole genome shotgun sequence and contains:
- the LOC108067898 gene encoding uncharacterized protein, whose product is MWTLLLFFVLIGLLTPSPSIASWNDGFHEHLATYLRPGEPHIQDGQMLLNMLYMHNQVQVFCQRPTPLTWWNVFQSNRLRLQIAAGGDYSQYKGATIREIFQAHRLLNECYEGKPLGSSAAEQRIIPMTAHEHVCYGIYTNEPFVLTLEEISCDLERMAQFTFALVLWLSCPHLADSLLGFYCSAATVGAHLAGVAVVGITLVSSNSERSLELRTLKENFKEVLQERPTVMTLSLVFGAWLLQSACQRFYYLWRRSLLRRLHHRFLRITSYWLILSASDDRTFGWICISLLIPWPELWWLMRWLRIKYASYQQVLKDFQETSHQVSRMLQPRISSRFSDGGIDLGIATSDNDYILFPRNDSSNRSNMNFYQEERERRYEESGDSTVSNFLNRPSTWNCLNRRLQLTPNQTEVIRTRSSGSQEPYSSPKVSVTTLYKNLSFSNSERSLRDQ